A stretch of DNA from Veillonellales bacterium:
CAGCTGAGCGGCCAGCGTCTTATTATGAGCAATCACCAATGTCGGTTTCTGCACCGCCTCAATCACCTTGGCAATCGTAAACGTCTTGCCTGTTCCGGTGGCGCCCAGCAATACCTGCGCCCGGTCGCCCCGCCGGATTCCCGCCGCCAATTTTTCAATTGCCCCCGGTTGATCCCCGGTAGGAACAAACGGCGCCTCCACCTGAAAGGGAACCCCTCCCCCCCGGTGGACTGTATTTAATTTAGGCACAGTATTCATATGATTCACCTGTCTCTGTAGAGCTGGCTGTTGGGACTTGGAACTTGGGACTTGGCACTTGGTACTTGGTAAAATGAACGAGAACTGTCATTGCGAGCGGCAGCGAAGCAATCTCAAGGTCTCTATTGCAGTTTCCAGCTTTGAGATCGCCACGGCTGACGCCTCGCGATGACAACTAGCCAACAGCCAACAGCCAACAAATTATAATTCTCCTTTAATAAATATTATATCATATAAGATCAAAAAACCGCAAAGGCTTATTTTCTCCTAAGCCCTTTCAGCCATTCCCAGATGGCAAACCTTTCCGTCGCCATCTCCGCATATACCTGTTCATGCCCTTCCGGCACCAAAATAACGCCTAAACGGCGTTCATCACCCTGAGTATGCCACCGGCTTTTCTTTTTCAACCGACGGCCGTCCCGCTCAATAACAAGAGGAAATTCCTGTGGTGCGTAGAGAATCGCCGTCCCCAGGTCGGCACCGCAATTGACCGGCCTGCCGTCCAGAGATAACAAGATATCACCCGGCTTCAAACCAAGCTGACGGGCCGGTGTATCCAATACAGTATCCAAGATCATTACCCCGTGATTTGGCGGCACATAACGGGGTTCTCCCTCCGTTTCCCGCCGGTTGTCAAGCTGAATCAACAGTTCGTGCCCCAGGGGACAAAGCAATGCGGCAAAGACCTGCAGCCACTCATATTTTGCCGACAACAGCGCCAGCGCCAGCAGCGTGGCACTGTAAACGGCCAGATGACAGGCCGTCTCCATCCGTCGCCGCAGCGGTGAACTGGTAATGGCCATGTCCGTATAGCCTAAAGCCGCCACTACCGGTGTCAGGGCGTAAACCCAGCGCTGTCCCTCGGGAATTTCAATTCCCAAAGGAAGAAGCGGCCACCAATCGCCTATATGCATCGTTCCCGCAGGCAGATCGCTGCCGGGAACTGCCACTGCCATTAACAGCACCAGCGGCAGCGGCCAAAAATTCTGCAAGCTGAACGCCCCCACCAGCCGGCCGTCGCCTCGACGCAGAATCAACGGCGAAGCACTGTACCTGCCGCTTATAGCAATCAGCAGACTTTCCGTAATGTGAAGAACAGCCACCAATGTCAGGATTTGCGGCACGTTTACATCTGCCGGCCAATTAAATAATATTTTCCCCAGCGCCACAATGCCGCCGGCATAGGCAAAACACAAAAACCGGACACTGACCATCATCAGCAGCAGCGCCAGCGGCCAAATATAATTAAACCCCATCTGATTCAGCGTAACCCCGACTACTGTCAGCAGCACACTGCCAACAATACCGCCTAAAGTACCATAAAAGAGAGTCAATAATACCTGCTGTCGGAGAGAATAACTGCAGACACCAAACATTCGCTTCTGATTGCGCTGCATCGTCCAATACTGATAACCCACCAGCGCCAGAACAATCCAGTACATAAAATCAAAATAAACCGAAATGGTACGGGCAATAATCAGTTGAATCAGATCCTGCCAGGGAAACATGACGTCACCTCAAAGTAGTTAGTAGTTAGGGATGGCGAGGGCTGTTGGTTATTGGCTTTGGGCTTTGGGCTTTGAGCGATTAGCTTTGAGCTGCTGGCGGCCCATCGCCCTTAACCAAACGCTCATAGCCAACAGCCCCTCGCTCCCCATAGGCAAAAAGCGGCTGGGCGAAATGCCAGCCGCGATGCTTTTTTGCCACGTTTCTAGTATGCTACATCTTGGTTTTTATAACCTCAATGGCCTTATCCAACTGAATATCCTGCCCCGGTTCCCTAACTTCCGGCGCTTCGATCTTCACATCCGGTTCAATGCCAATGCCGTTAATCGAACGGTCATTCGGTGTCAGGTACTTGGCAATCGTCAGCTTAATAGCACCGCCATCCAGCCTGAGCAGTGTCTGCACCGATCCTTTGCCATAGGTTTTTGTGCCGACTAATACTCCTGCCCCGGTATCCTGAATAGCGCCGGATACAATCTCCGATGCGCTGGCACTGCCACCATTCACCAGCACCACCGCCGGATACTTAACTGCTTCCAGATTGGAATTATGAACTTCTCTGTGGCCGTCACGGGTGACTACCGATACAACCGGCCCTCTCGGCACAAACCTGCCGGCTACCTTGACGCTTTCCTCCAGCAATCCGCCGGGATTATCGCGAAGATCAAGAATTACGGCCTTCATTCCGTTCTTTTCCAATTCATCATACTTGTGGAAAAAATCATTGGCTGTATTTTCATTAAACATGGAAATACGGATATAGCCGATATTTTCCGGCAGCATCTTGCCGGAAACGGTCTTAATCTGAATATTTGACCGGATTAACGGGTAATCTTTAACCGGTTCGCTGGCTCTGCCGATCGTAAGTGTTACCTGACTGCCTTCCGGACCGCGGATTTTGCTGACTGCTTCGTCCAGAGCCATATCCTGGGTGTCCTGTCCGTCAATTTTCAAAATACGGTCGCCGCTCTTAATACCGGCTTTCTCCCCCGGCGTCCCCTCAATCGGTGAAACAACGGTCAGCACTTTGTCTTTCACCCCAATTACAATACCAACGCCGCCAAAAGATCCTTCCGTCTCAATCATAAATTCCTTGTACATCTTGGCATCCATATAAATAGAATGAGGATCACCCAGCGCGCTGACCATGCCTTTGACCGCTCCGGTCATCAGTGTCTCCACCGGTACATCCTCAACATACCGGGACTTGACAATCTGTATTGCCCGGAAAAGCTTAATCGTACTGGCAACATCGCCGGAGCGGATGTTTAATAGATACAAGAACCCGCTGGCAGTCGCTGCAAAAGTAAACACCACCAGCAAAACAGCCCCAACGATTGCTTTGCGCCGACTCAATAAAACACACCCCAATTCGATATCCGGAATTCAACAGCCCAGACATCTGATTTCCCCAAAAACTACATTTGGCATATAAGTAGCTATATGTAAAATTCCGGCAAAGTATTCCTATAGATATCCCATGGGATCCACCGGCGAACCATTTTCCCGGACTTCGAAATGCACGTGAGGTCCGGTAGCATAGCCGGTAGCTCCTGCCCGGGCAATAATCTGTCCCTTACGAACCCTCTGTCCTTCACTGACCAGAAGTTCTGAATTATGCCCGTAAAGAGTAGTAATTCCATTGCCGTGATCAATAATCACCGCTTTGCCATAACCGCCCATCCAGCCCGCGTCAATCACCACGCCGCTGTCGGCGGCGACTACCGGATCGCCGTAATCGGCCCCGATATCAATACCGCTGTGATAAAGGGCAGTGCCGAAAATCGGATGAGTCCGCCAGCCAAAGGGCGAAGTGATCGGCCCTGATATCGGCCACATCATAGCACCCGTACTGCCGGTGGATGCCCGGGTACTGGAGCTGCTGGAAGCCTGGCTGCGCAGCCGCTGTTCAATCTGGCGGGAAGTCTCCATCAATTCCTTGTACGCTTTTTCCGCCGTATCCCGCTGACTCACGGCAGTACTCAATACTTGTTCCCGATCCTGTTTACGGGCCTGAACCTGCTGCTTCTTTTCCGCCGCCGCCTTTTGCAGCTCCAGCACAACGGCACGATCCCGTTCCAGCTCAGCCCGCTTCTCCAGTATCAGCTCACGTTCGGCTTTTACTTTAAAAATCAAATCCGTATCCTGCTTGATTACCCGTTTTAAAATATCCATGCGGGTGGTAAAATCGCCAAAATCATTAGCGCCCAGCAATACGTCCAGATAACTTACCTGGCC
This window harbors:
- a CDS encoding peptidoglycan DD-metalloendopeptidase family protein encodes the protein MQHRKRQIYCSVFLSILMVMSVVGPVLADDLEEQLGNIQQQMQAQQNQAAQAQHQVDSVSEQLRQVQGDLDSAQNDYNSITSKVTATQQKIQANTEILAKAEKDLALRGKILNKRVRDIYENGQVSYLDVLLGANDFGDFTTRMDILKRVIKQDTDLIFKVKAERELILEKRAELERDRAVVLELQKAAAEKKQQVQARKQDREQVLSTAVSQRDTAEKAYKELMETSRQIEQRLRSQASSSSSTRASTGSTGAMMWPISGPITSPFGWRTHPIFGTALYHSGIDIGADYGDPVVAADSGVVIDAGWMGGYGKAVIIDHGNGITTLYGHNSELLVSEGQRVRKGQIIARAGATGYATGPHVHFEVRENGSPVDPMGYL
- a CDS encoding S41 family peptidase, with the translated sequence MSRRKAIVGAVLLVVFTFAATASGFLYLLNIRSGDVASTIKLFRAIQIVKSRYVEDVPVETLMTGAVKGMVSALGDPHSIYMDAKMYKEFMIETEGSFGGVGIVIGVKDKVLTVVSPIEGTPGEKAGIKSGDRILKIDGQDTQDMALDEAVSKIRGPEGSQVTLTIGRASEPVKDYPLIRSNIQIKTVSGKMLPENIGYIRISMFNENTANDFFHKYDELEKNGMKAVILDLRDNPGGLLEESVKVAGRFVPRGPVVSVVTRDGHREVHNSNLEAVKYPAVVLVNGGSASASEIVSGAIQDTGAGVLVGTKTYGKGSVQTLLRLDGGAIKLTIAKYLTPNDRSINGIGIEPDVKIEAPEVREPGQDIQLDKAIEVIKTKM
- a CDS encoding PDZ domain-containing protein, producing MFPWQDLIQLIIARTISVYFDFMYWIVLALVGYQYWTMQRNQKRMFGVCSYSLRQQVLLTLFYGTLGGIVGSVLLTVVGVTLNQMGFNYIWPLALLLMMVSVRFLCFAYAGGIVALGKILFNWPADVNVPQILTLVAVLHITESLLIAISGRYSASPLILRRGDGRLVGAFSLQNFWPLPLVLLMAVAVPGSDLPAGTMHIGDWWPLLPLGIEIPEGQRWVYALTPVVAALGYTDMAITSSPLRRRMETACHLAVYSATLLALALLSAKYEWLQVFAALLCPLGHELLIQLDNRRETEGEPRYVPPNHGVMILDTVLDTPARQLGLKPGDILLSLDGRPVNCGADLGTAILYAPQEFPLVIERDGRRLKKKSRWHTQGDERRLGVILVPEGHEQVYAEMATERFAIWEWLKGLRRK